A genome region from Pan troglodytes isolate AG18354 chromosome 3, NHGRI_mPanTro3-v2.0_pri, whole genome shotgun sequence includes the following:
- the DMP1 gene encoding dentin matrix acidic phosphoprotein 1 isoform X2, with product MKISILLMFLWGLSCALPVARYQNNESEGSEEWKGHLAQAPTPPLANEDPSDSTESEEGLGSDDHQYIYRLAGGFSRSTGKEGDDKDDDEDDSGDDTYGDDDSGPGPKDRQEGGYSRLGSDEDSDDTIQASEESAPQGQDSAQDTTSESRELDNEDRVDSKPEGGDSTQESESEEHWVGGGSDGESSHGDGSELDDEGMQSDDPESIRSERGNSRMNSAGMKSKESGENSEQAYTQDSGDSQLLEHPSRKIFRKSRISQEDDRSELDDNNTMEEVKSDSTENSNSRDTGLSQPRRDSKGDSQEDSKENLSQEESQNVDGPSSESSQEVNLSSQENSSESQEEVVSESRGDNPNPTTSYAEDQEDSDSSEEDSSHTLSHSKSESREEQADSESSESLNFSEESPESPEDENSSSQEGLQSHSSSAESQSEESHSEEDDSDSQDSSRSKEDSNSTESKSSSEEDGQLKNIETESRKLTVDAYHNKPIGDQDDNDCQDGY from the exons GGTCATTTGGCTCAGGCACCAACACCACCCTTG GCAAATGAAGACCCCAGTGACAGCACTGAGTCAGAGGAGGGCCTGGGCTCTGATGATCATCAATACATTTATAGGCTAGCTGGTGGCTTCTCCAGGAGCACAGGAAAAGAAGGAGATGATAAAGATGACGATGAAGATGACAGTGGAGATGACACCTATGGTGACGATGACAGTGGCCCAGGGCCCAAAGACAGACAAGAAGGAGGATACTCCAGACTGGGAAGTGATGAGGACTCTGATGACACCATACAAGCCAGTGAAGAGAGTGCCCCACAAGGGCAAGACAGTGCCCAAGATACCACCAGTGAGAGCAGGGAACTTGACAATGAAGACCGGGTGGACAGCAAGCCTGAGGGAGGTGACTCCACTCAAGAGAGTGAGAGTGAAGAGCACTGGGTGGGAGGCGGCAGTGATGGGGAGAGCAGCCATGGAGACGGCTCCGAGTTGGACGATGAGGGAATGCAGAGTGATGACCCAGAGAGCATCAGGAGTGAAAGGGGAAACTCCAGAATGAACAGTGCAGGCATGAAATCAAAAGAATCTGGAGAAAACAGTGAGCAAGCATACACTCAAGATTCAGGTGACAGCCAATTGCTGGAGCATCCCAGTAGGAAAATTTTTAGGAAGTCTCGCATCTCACAGGAAGATGACAGAAGCGAGCTTGATGACAACAACACAATGGAAGAAGTCAAGAGTGACTCTACAGAAAACAGCAACTCCAGGGACACTGGCCTCAGCCAACCCAGGAGAGACAGCAAGGGTGACTCTCAAGAAGACAGCAAGGAGAATCTGTCCCAGGAAGAGAGCCAAAACGTAGATGGTCCCAGCAGTGAGTCCAGCCAAGAGGTCAACCTGTCATCTCAAGAGAACAGCAGTGAGTCTCAGGAAGAGGTGGTGAGTGAGTCCAGGGGAGATAACCCCAACCCCACAACTAGTTATGCAGAAGACCAGGAAGACAGTGACTCCAGCGAGGAGGACAGCTCGCACACACTCTCCCACTCAAAAAGTGAATCCAGAGAGGAGCAAGCAGATAGCGAATCCAGTGAGAGCCTCAACTTCTCAGAGGAAAGCCCGGAGTCCCCCGAGGATGAGAACAGCTCCAGCCAGGAGGGCCTCCAGTCTCACAGCAGCTCAGCAGAGAGTCAGAGCGAGGAAAGCCATTCTGAGGAAGACGACAGTGACTCTCAAGACAGCAGCAGATCCAAAGAAGATAGCAACTCCACGGAGAGCAAATCAAGCAGTGAGGAAGATGGCCAGTTGAAAAACATTGAGACAGAGAGCCGGAAATTAACAGTTGATGCCTATCACAACAAACCCATTGGGGACCAAGATGACAATGACTGCCAAGATGGCTATTAG
- the DMP1 gene encoding dentin matrix acidic phosphoprotein 1 isoform X1 translates to MKISILLMFLWGLSCALPVARYQNNESEGSEEWKGHLAQAPTPPLESSESSEGSKVSSEEQANEDPSDSTESEEGLGSDDHQYIYRLAGGFSRSTGKEGDDKDDDEDDSGDDTYGDDDSGPGPKDRQEGGYSRLGSDEDSDDTIQASEESAPQGQDSAQDTTSESRELDNEDRVDSKPEGGDSTQESESEEHWVGGGSDGESSHGDGSELDDEGMQSDDPESIRSERGNSRMNSAGMKSKESGENSEQAYTQDSGDSQLLEHPSRKIFRKSRISQEDDRSELDDNNTMEEVKSDSTENSNSRDTGLSQPRRDSKGDSQEDSKENLSQEESQNVDGPSSESSQEVNLSSQENSSESQEEVVSESRGDNPNPTTSYAEDQEDSDSSEEDSSHTLSHSKSESREEQADSESSESLNFSEESPESPEDENSSSQEGLQSHSSSAESQSEESHSEEDDSDSQDSSRSKEDSNSTESKSSSEEDGQLKNIETESRKLTVDAYHNKPIGDQDDNDCQDGY, encoded by the exons GGTCATTTGGCTCAGGCACCAACACCACCCTTG GAGAGCAGTGAGTCATCAGAAGGAAGTAAAGTTAGCTCAGAGGAACAG GCAAATGAAGACCCCAGTGACAGCACTGAGTCAGAGGAGGGCCTGGGCTCTGATGATCATCAATACATTTATAGGCTAGCTGGTGGCTTCTCCAGGAGCACAGGAAAAGAAGGAGATGATAAAGATGACGATGAAGATGACAGTGGAGATGACACCTATGGTGACGATGACAGTGGCCCAGGGCCCAAAGACAGACAAGAAGGAGGATACTCCAGACTGGGAAGTGATGAGGACTCTGATGACACCATACAAGCCAGTGAAGAGAGTGCCCCACAAGGGCAAGACAGTGCCCAAGATACCACCAGTGAGAGCAGGGAACTTGACAATGAAGACCGGGTGGACAGCAAGCCTGAGGGAGGTGACTCCACTCAAGAGAGTGAGAGTGAAGAGCACTGGGTGGGAGGCGGCAGTGATGGGGAGAGCAGCCATGGAGACGGCTCCGAGTTGGACGATGAGGGAATGCAGAGTGATGACCCAGAGAGCATCAGGAGTGAAAGGGGAAACTCCAGAATGAACAGTGCAGGCATGAAATCAAAAGAATCTGGAGAAAACAGTGAGCAAGCATACACTCAAGATTCAGGTGACAGCCAATTGCTGGAGCATCCCAGTAGGAAAATTTTTAGGAAGTCTCGCATCTCACAGGAAGATGACAGAAGCGAGCTTGATGACAACAACACAATGGAAGAAGTCAAGAGTGACTCTACAGAAAACAGCAACTCCAGGGACACTGGCCTCAGCCAACCCAGGAGAGACAGCAAGGGTGACTCTCAAGAAGACAGCAAGGAGAATCTGTCCCAGGAAGAGAGCCAAAACGTAGATGGTCCCAGCAGTGAGTCCAGCCAAGAGGTCAACCTGTCATCTCAAGAGAACAGCAGTGAGTCTCAGGAAGAGGTGGTGAGTGAGTCCAGGGGAGATAACCCCAACCCCACAACTAGTTATGCAGAAGACCAGGAAGACAGTGACTCCAGCGAGGAGGACAGCTCGCACACACTCTCCCACTCAAAAAGTGAATCCAGAGAGGAGCAAGCAGATAGCGAATCCAGTGAGAGCCTCAACTTCTCAGAGGAAAGCCCGGAGTCCCCCGAGGATGAGAACAGCTCCAGCCAGGAGGGCCTCCAGTCTCACAGCAGCTCAGCAGAGAGTCAGAGCGAGGAAAGCCATTCTGAGGAAGACGACAGTGACTCTCAAGACAGCAGCAGATCCAAAGAAGATAGCAACTCCACGGAGAGCAAATCAAGCAGTGAGGAAGATGGCCAGTTGAAAAACATTGAGACAGAGAGCCGGAAATTAACAGTTGATGCCTATCACAACAAACCCATTGGGGACCAAGATGACAATGACTGCCAAGATGGCTATTAG